ACGATTCGAAGAGGACCGAAAATGATACTATGTTCTATAGCTGGATTCCTAGGCAGCGGCAAGACCACGCTGGTCATCGACCTGTCGAGAAGGCTGGCCGGGGAGGGAAGAAAGGTGGCCATAATTGTCAATGAGATAGGGGAGGTCGGGGTCGACGGTGCCCTCATGAGCGCGTATGGCCTGCAAATGAAGGAGATCACTGAGGGGTGCATATGCTGTGCTTTGTCCAATACTCTCATGAACACCCTTCAGCAGCTTGCCAAGGAGTACGACCCCGACGTCGTTTTCATAGAGCCGACCGGAGTGGCCCTGCCATCTAAGATCAACAAGGTCGTGAGGACCTCCCTGGTGGAATTTGACAAGAAGTTCTCCGTCTGCCTTGTCGACGCCTATCGAGCGCCGAGGATAAACCGGGAGGCGGGAGCGTTCTTTGCGACCCAGATAAAGGGTTCGAACCTCATCGTCATCAGCAAGATCGAGCTGGTCGACAGCATGGAACTGGTGTCGGTAATTGACATGGTAAGGTCCATAAATCCGAAAGCAAAGATCCACACCCTTTCCGCGAGGAACAACCTGGGGGTGGACGCCCTTAAGAACATCATCCTAGGGGAGAGCGTGGAGGGGGGCTAAAATGACCAAGAGGAAGACCGATCACTCCAAGGATATGGCCTCTGGCTCTTTCGGCGCAGAGGTGGTGTTCCGCTGCCCGGACATCCGGAAAGAAG
This genomic window from Methanomassiliicoccus luminyensis B10 contains:
- a CDS encoding CobW family GTP-binding protein; the protein is MILCSIAGFLGSGKTTLVIDLSRRLAGEGRKVAIIVNEIGEVGVDGALMSAYGLQMKEITEGCICCALSNTLMNTLQQLAKEYDPDVVFIEPTGVALPSKINKVVRTSLVEFDKKFSVCLVDAYRAPRINREAGAFFATQIKGSNLIVISKIELVDSMELVSVIDMVRSINPKAKIHTLSARNNLGVDALKNIILGESVEGG